Proteins from a single region of Tachysurus vachellii isolate PV-2020 chromosome 15, HZAU_Pvac_v1, whole genome shotgun sequence:
- the sostdc1a gene encoding sclerostin domain-containing protein 1a: MRVHKDESRNLLVLLCFLMKTGAAMKNDATEIVYPHTMEDPGEEPADEAALNRARGGGRGSENAARDRTDTGPMGCRELRSTKYISDGQCTSINPIKELVCAGECLAAQVLPNWIGGYGKKPRSRRGSQDWRCVNDKTRTERIQLQCQDGSTRTYKITVVTGCKCKRYLKQHNESANKSESVTQRQQIHKPKSKRKHRNSKVNGNWHESES; this comes from the exons ATGCGCGTGCACAAGGATGAATCGCGCAACCTCTTGGTTTTGTTGTGCTTTTTGATGAAGACTGGTGCTGCTATGAAGAACGACGCCACGGAGATCGTGTATCCTCACACGATGGAGGATCCCGGAGAAGAACCCGCGGATGAAGCGGCTCTGAATCGCGCACGTGGTGGAGGCAGAGGGTCCGAGAACGCGGCGCGAGATCGAACCG ATACTGGTCCGATGGGCTGCAGAGAACTGCGCTCCACAAAGTACATCTCGGATGGCCAGTGCACCAGCATCAACCCCATTAAAGAGCTGGTGTGTGCAGGAGAGTGTCTCGCTGCCCAGGTGCTTCCTAACTGGATAGGGGGTTATGGTAAAAAGCCAAGGAGCCGCCGGGGCAGCCAGGACTGGCGCTGTGTCAATGACAAGACCCGAACTGAGCGCATTCAGCTGCAGTGCCAGGATGGCAGCACCAGGACCTACAAGATAACAGTAGTGACCGGCTGCAAGTGCAAACGTTACCTGAAACAGCACAACGAATCCGCAAACAAATCTGAGAGCGTCACTCAACGCCAGCAGATCCACAAGCCCAAAAGCAAGCGGAAGCACCGGAATAGCAAGGTGAACGGGAACTGGCATGAGTCGGAGTCCTGA
- the crppa gene encoding D-ribitol-5-phosphate cytidylyltransferase isoform X1 — MMGRDAVDFTVSVVLPAAGSGERTGLPTPKQFCTFLNRPLISFTIETFERIPWIKSIVVVVAKESRDPMLQIVQQFCHTKVKVVEGGTTRHRSIFSGLQAFIESSEGPELPKPKVVIIHDAVRPFVDEEFLLKITLAAKEQGASGAIRPLVSTVIATTSEGFLDHSLERTKYRASEMPQGFLYDVIYQAYQRCSEFDFEFGTECLHLALQYSGTSAKLIEGPPTLWKVTYKRDLAAAESIIKESLSLSACLITGAMAETVELSSRLQKNLESHHMTLDVLPCIKENNELLLKTRNFIQISISGASLSETEEMVKVFEETKHALLYPVVIVWVRLCTDEATDIQKNVELKAIMELSMKVKRGNILLYCVQILYSKVPELWERSVERLTEITESLIRDRNPVLTGQMLQA, encoded by the exons ATGATGGGACGCGACGCTGTAGACTTCACGGTGTCTGTGGTTCTACCTGCCGCTGGTAGCGGTGAAAGGACAGGACTTCCGACCCCCAAACAGTTCTGCACCTTCCTCAACAGACCACTCATCAGCTTCACCATCGAAACTTTTGAAAG aATCCCATGGATCAAAAGcattgttgttgtagttgcTAAGGAGAGCCGTGACCCGATGCTGCAAATCGTCCAGCAGTTTTGTCATACAAAAGTGAAAGTTGTTGAAGGGGGAACCACAAGACATAGATCCATCTTCAGTGGTCTTCAGGCGTTCATTGAGAGCTCAGAGGGCCCCGAGCTTCCCAAGCCAAAAGTGGTCATCATCCACGATGCCGTGCGTCCGTTCGTTGACGAGGAGTTTCTGCTCAAAATCACGTTGGCAGCTAAAGAACAAGGG GCTTCTGGAGCCATTCGTCCTCTGGTGTCCACGGTGATTGCCACCACCTCTGAAGGCTTCCTTGACCACTCACTGGAGCGAACCAAGTACAGGGCCAGTGAAATGCCCCAAGGATTTCTCTATGACGTCATCTATCAGGCATACCAACGG TGCAGCGAGTTTGACTTTGAGTTTGGCACCGAGTGCCTGCATTTGGCCCTGCAGTACAGCGGCACCAGTGCCAAGCTTATTGAGGGACCACCGACACTGTGGAAA GTGACGTACAAACGAGATTTGGCTGCCGCAGAGTCGATTATCAAAg AGTCTCTCTCGCTGTCAGCGTGCCTCATCACAGGAGCCATGGCAGAAACCGTCGAGCTTTCCAGCAGGCTCCAGAAAAACCTGGAATCCCACCATATG ACACTGGATGTTCTCCCATGcataaaggaaaataatgaactgCTGCTAAAGACCAGGAACTTCATCCAGATATCT ATCAGTGGTGCAAGTTTATCTGAAACTGAGGAGATGGTGAAGGTTTTTGAGGAGACGAAGCATGCCCTTTTGTACCCGGTTGTTATTGTATGG GTTCGTTTATGTACAGACGAGGCGACAGATATCCAAAAGAACGTGGAGCTGAAGGCCATCATGGAGCTTTCTATGAAGGTCAAACGGGGGAATATTTTACTCTACTGTGTGCAAATTCTTTACTCCAAG